Sequence from the Corallococcus sp. EGB genome:
TCGCGCACGGCCGCCGACTCGAGCGAGCCGCTGGGGCGCCACAGCACCTGGCAATGACGCTCAGTCCGCCGCATGTGCCTGCTCATCCCAGGTCGAACAGCAGGTCGGTCAGCTCTGCGTCCAGACGGGACGCGGCGACGCGGTCGCCCTTGGCGCGGGCTTCGCGCAAGGCATTGCACAACGACTCCAGCCGGGGACGCACGTTCGCGGGCGCGGTCGAAATCCGTTCGGTCGCCGCGTTCAACAAGGCGTCCGCGTCGGCCTCTGGAGACGGCGCGGCAGCCACGGGCGCGGGGGCGGATACCGGCGCACTCGGAGCTGGAGCCGCGCCCCACTCTCTCGCCAGCCGCTCCTTCGCCTCCAGCCGCTGCTCCGGCCCCAGACGCTGCGAGCGCTTGTCCACCACCAGCGTGGCCTCCTTGCCCGTGGAGACCACCCGCGTCGTGACGTCGAGGATGCCGTTGATGTCGTAGGTGAACGTGACCGCGACCTTCTCCGCGCCCGCGCGTCCCGGTGGCACGCCCTCCACCGTGTACGCGTCCAGGAACAGGTTGTCCTTCACAAGCCGCGCCTCGCCCTGGAACACGCGGATCTCCACCGCGCGCTGCCCTTCCGCCGTCGTCGCGAAGGTCTCCGTGCGCGACACCGGCACGGTCGTGTTGCGCGGGATGAGCGGTGAGAAGACCCCACTCACGCGCTCGCGCCCCACCGACGCCTGCACCTCCACGCCCAGCGTGAACGGGCACACGTCGGTGATCATGATGCCGTGCGCGGCGCTCACCGCGCCCGTCTTCAATCCCGCCTGAAGCGCGGCGCCCAGCGCCACCGCCTCGTCGGGATGCACACCGTCTCGCGGCTCACGTCCGAAGTACTCGGCGACCAGCCGGCGCACCAGCGGCACGCGCGAGCTGCCACCCACCAACACCACTTCCGCGATGGACTTCCTGGACAGCTTCGCGTCCCTCAGCGCGCTCTCCATCGGTTCGAGCGTGGAGCGCACCAGGTCCATGATCAGCGCCTCGAACCTCGCGCGCGTCACCTCCACCTCCAGCGACGCGGGCGCACCGCCCCGGCCCGGCGCGAGGAACGGCACGATGACGGGCGTGGCCTCCACGGACGTGAGCGCGATCTTCGCGGCCTCCGCCGCGGCCTTGAGCCGCACCTGCGCCGCCAGATTCCCAGCCAGCGACACGCCGTGCGCACGCTCGAACTCCGCGCCCAGCCACGCGGCCAGCGACTGGTCGAAGTCGCTGCCTCCCAGCTGGTTGTTGCCCGCGGAGGCCTTCACGTCCAGCACGCCCTGGAACATCTCCAGCACCGACACATCGAACGTGCCGCCGCCCAGGTCGTACACGAGCACGTACTGCTCGGCGTCCAGGTGGTTCACGCCGTATGCGAGCGCCGCGGCGGTGGGCTCGTTGAGCAACCGTTCCACCTTGAGCCCCGCGAGCTCGCCCGCGTCCTTCGTCGCCTGGCGCTGCGCATCGCTGAAGTAGGCGGGCACGGTGACGACCGCCTCCGTCACCGCGCCGCCCAACGCCCGCTCCGCGTCCTCACGCAGCGCGCGCAGGATGAGCGCGGAGATCTCCGTGGGGCTGTAGCGCCGGTCCCCGAGCGTCACCGGCAGGTCGCGGCCCATGCGCCGCTTCACCTCCGCGATGGTGCGCTCCGGATGCACGAGCAACTGCGCCCGCGCGGACTCGCCCACGTGCAACCGCCCCTCCGCGTCCAGCCCCACCACCGAAGGTGTGAGGCGTTTGCCCAACCGGTTGGTCAGGAGGTTGGGACGGCCCGCGCTGTCGAGCGCGGCCACCAGCGAGTGCGTGGTGCCCAGATCGATGCCAACGACGTGACTCATGCGAGGTGAACCCAGGGCGTTTCAGCGAAGGACCGCGAGCGGCGGACTAGGACTCCGGCGGAGTCCACGGCTGAGCGGGCGCGGCGACGGTGGCCACGGGAGCCGCGTACATCCGGCGCAGCTGCTCCAGCCCCTCCTCGCTGATCCCCGCCTCGCGGGCGATCTCCAGCGCGCGCTCCGGCGACGCGTGGGTCACCCACTTCCACTTGTACGAAGCGATGAGCCCCCCGATGCAGGCCAGGCCCAAGAGGCCCAGGGGGATGGCTCCCGCCTCGTGATTCGAGAAGGAGCCGAGTCCCACGGCCAGCGAGATGAGCCCCACGACGATGAACAGCAAGCGTGCCCACGCCGTGAGCACGGACTTGCCGCTCATGGAGATGGCCTGGCCACGCCAGCCATTGCCCTCCTCGGCGACGACGAGCCAGCCCTCCAGCGGAATGAGCGGCACGAAGTTGATGTGACCGAACTTCGTCGCCACGAAACCGAGGCCCGGAATCGCATCGCACTTGCCGAAGAGCCTCGAACCGTAAATGACCATGTGCTTCCCCCTCAAAACTGTCGCGCCATGCCAAGAGGCACCCGGGCGCGAGCGCGCGAATCCTGCGGCACCGGGGTGAATGCGCGCAATCCCCCGCCCCGGGTAGGACAGCGCCTCACGACCCCTGTGCCACCACGAACCCGACAATACGGACAACACAGACAGGATGAGTTCAGCGCCCACCCGGGGGTCCCTGCCCTCCGGCGTCGCGGCCCTCACGGCCGGTACACGCAGCGGAACCCCACTCCCGTCAGACCGTTCTTTGGATAGGCGAGGCCCCGGTGGGCGGACCGGAACAGGGTGGGCACGTGATTGAGCCAGGAGCCCCCCTTGTGGACGGGCTTGGCCGGCACGCCGGAGGGTTCAGTGGGCGCGTCCTCCCCCAGCCGCTCCTGGTAGCCAGTGGCGGTCCATTGCCACACGTTCCCGGCCATGTCGCAGAGGCCCCAGCCATTGCATCGCGGCCCGGCGTGGACGACCGGGGCCGTGGTGCCACGGCAGCCGCGCGACGCGCACGACACCGAGCCGACCACGTGGTCCGCGTCGAACGACTCGCCCCACCAATAGGCGGACACCGTCGAGGCGCGCACGGCGTACTCCCACTGCGCCTCCGTGGGCAGGGCGCCTCCGACCAGCTCGCAGTAGGCCCGTGCGGCGCGCCAGTCCACGCAGTTCACGGGATGCTCCGTGCGCTCGGAGTCCAGGTTGCAGCGGCCGAGCCAGCCCTCCGGGGTCTCCGCATCGGACCACCAGCGCGCCTGCGGGTCCCTCGCGCGCACCTGCTCACGTCGCGCCGCGAAGGCCCGCACCGTCACGGGCGTCACGTCCATCTGGAAGCGCTCGAACGCGACCTCCGTCCGAGGCCCCTCGTCCACGTCCCGGCCCGGCTCCCCCGCCGGTGAGCCCATCTCGAAGCGGCCGGCCGGCAGCCACACCGATTCCGCTGGGGACTGGAGCTCCGCGTGGGCGGCGCGCGGAGCCGTACTCTCTTTCGCGGTACCACAACCGACCATGAACACGAGGAGGGCAGCGCCCGAAGAGGCGGGGAACGAAGTCGAAGTCATCTGGAGTCATGTTCGAACTTCGCGGCCTGGGATTCCAGCAACGACAGGATGAAGGCGTCATACGCGTCCTTCATCGGCAGCTCGGAGTCCACCTTGATGCGGCGGCGCTCCGCGAGGACCGTCTCCCCGGTCCTCGGGTTGCGGGCCTCCTTCGCGTACGTCTCCCGGTAGAGCCCTGTCCCGCGCTTCTGCCAGCTCGGCAGGTCGTTGAAGTTCACGCCCCGCTGGAAGAGCAGCTCGTTCTTCTCCGCCACCGACAGGCGCATGAGCATGGCCGTGGCCTCCGCCACGCCCTTCCCTTCGCGGCGCAGGCTCCAGTAGCAGTGCGCGTTCAGCGCGTTGCGGTGTGCGTCCTCGCTGCGCCAGCGGAAGTAATCGCGCACGAGCCCCGCGTTGGGCAGCTCGCAGATGCGGCTGTCGAACGTGCCCAGGTCCCCCAAGAGCAGCGAGAACTTCGCGCTCGCCTCGCCCGCGAGGATGGAATTGAGCTTGCGCGTCTTGCGCCCGAAGCCGTCCTCGTCCGGGTGGAAGAGCAGCGAGATTTCGTCGCTCTGCGTGTAGCCGTAGACGACGCGGAAGCCACAATCCATCAGGTGCCCGGTCGTCGCGACCATCAAGTCCCGGAAGCGCACGTCGAAGGGGCTCTCGAAGGCGTGCACCTCCTTCGTCAGCCGGGTGAACCCGCGCCCATCGATGCGCGCCACCATGAACACGCCGGGCAGCACGCACAGGTCGTGCGCGGTCTCGAACACGCGCATCTTCGCGTCCAGCTCATCGAACTTCACGTTGCCACTCCTCCACGGTGAAACCGTCCGGCCCCAACCGGACGAAGAAAAGCGCGTCGAAGCCCTCCTCGGGATTCGGGACCTGCAATCGCTTGTACGTGCCGAGCACGCCCACCAGCGGCACCCGCTGCTCCACCGGACGCAAGTCATTGCGCACGAGCGCGTCCGCCACCTTCGACTGGAAGTAGAGCCCCACCACGCGGAAGCCGAACTGCTTCGCGGCCGCGATGTAGCGGGAGCGCTCCGCCACCGTGGGGTTGGTGTTGTCCACCACGAAGGGCTGCTTCGCCTCCAGGCACGCGCGCAGGAGCACCTTCTCCCGGTGCCGCGTCTTGAGCATGTCCAGGCTCAGGCGGACGTGCGTGGTGAAGAAGCGCTCCCGGTAGAAGCTGCTCTTCCCTGTGCCCTGGATGCCCGTGAAGATGACCGCTTCCATCCGCCCCTCCCCCCCGCGAAGGCCGCTCGCGGAGGCCTTGGGACGCTCAGGCGCGAACGAACCCGACAAGCCCCCGGACGCTCACCCGGAGGGGCCCGCGGCGACGGGCGCGCGACAACGTCCCCTCCAGAAGGTGGACCCGCCGGGCTCGGCTGTTGTATCCCGCAGGTGCCGGAGCGGCCCGGGTGAACGCCGGCCATCGCAGGCATGGATGGCGGGAGGAAAGTCCGGGCTCCACAGGGCAGGGTGCTGGCTAACGGCCAGTCGAGGCGACTCGCAGGAAAGTGCCACAGAAAACAGACCGCCCGTTCCTGAAAGGGGGCGGGTAAGGGTGAAACGGTGCGGTAAGAGCGCACCGCGTCCGGGGTGACCCGGACGGCACGGTAAACCCCACCTGGAGCAAGAGCCAATAGGAGCGCGTCCCCGAAAGGGGACAAGGATGGCCCGTCCCATGCGCTCGGGTTGCTCGCTGATGAGGCCCCTGGGCAACCAGGGCCCTAGATGAATGTTCGCCGCCCATCCCGAAAGGGGTGGGGACAAAACCCGGCTTACAGGGCCGCTCCGGTTTTTCCCTGTCACCCGCCCACGGGGACCTGCGCCAGCAGGATGCGCCCCCGGCCGTCGTTGCGCACCGCCTCCGGGTTGGTGAGCGGCAGGCGGCTGTCGTTGCGCGGCTCCCACAGGCCCATCCACACGTTCAGCGCGCGCGGCGTCGCGCCCGGCGGCAGCGCGATGACGAACTCGTCCTTCACCGTCTCCCCCACCTTCCACTGGGTCGTGGGGTACAGGCCGCCCGCGGGCTTGTGGTCCACGTTCATGCGCTCCATGCGCCCGTCCGCGTCCTCCACGTGCACGAAGACGAGGTAGTCCTCCTCCAGCGGCTGCAGCACCTTGAAGAAGACGGTGACGCGGGCCTGGTCCCCGGGGGGAATGCGGCCCGGCTGCACGGAGGCGCCCACCACCTCCACCTTGCCGCCCAGGTTGGCGCCGCTGCGGATGGACAGCGGGGGCACCTGGGCGACGGTGGCCGCGCGGCGCTCCTGGTCGCTGGCCCCGCCGGGGGCCTCCACGATGCAGGCGCTGGCAGTCCCGAGCAGGACGGTGGCGGTCAACAGGACGTTCAGGGGCGGAAGGCGCATGGCGGAGCGCCGTTCTACCCGGCCACGGGCGCTGCATCCAACTGCGCGTTGGTGTATGCGGAGCGGCGATGAAGACCCCGAACCCCCTCGACGCACTCCAGGCGCAGGTGCCCCCCGCCCCCTCCCCCGCCCCCACCCCCGGCGGCGGGACGACGCAGCCGGGCACGGGCACCCCGCCGAGCTCCGGCCTCACCGGCGGCGAGCTCGTCGGCATTGGCGGGGCGGCCGTCTTCGTCGTCCTGGCGCTCGTCGCGGCCCGGAAGCTCTTCGGCAAGAAGCGCGTGCCGGAGGCCCCCAGGAAGCCCGAAGCCGAGGTGCCCCAGCTTCCCGAGGAGCGCCCCGAGCTGCGCGTGGAGCTGCCGCCCAACGAGGCGGAGCTCGCCCGGCGCCGGGACCTGGACGACGCCCACGCGCGCATGGACGAGCTGCGCCGCCAGCGCGAGACGGCCTCGTTCGCCGCCCACGACGCGAAGGACCCGGCGGAGAAGGCCCGGCTGGAGGCGGAGGTCCGCGCCCTCAAGGAGAAGGAAGAGGAGGCCAAGCGCGTCGAGTACCGCGCCAAGAAGGCGCTCGACGACGAGACGCGCGAGCGCCGCAAGCGGGAGCAGGCCGAGGCGGTGCGCCTGCGCGAGGAGGCCATCGCCCAGGAGGCCGCCCGGGCGGAGGCCGCGCGCCAGGCGGAGGCCGCCGCGGCGCGCGCCAAGGTGGAGGCCGAGGGCGGCCGCACGCTGGCGCAGGGGCTGGACCGCACGAGGAACCAGGGCTTCATGGCGCGGCTCAACGGCCTCTTCGGCGGCCAGCGCACCATGGACGAGTCCGTCCTGTCGGAGCTGGAGGAGATCCTCTTCACCGCCGACATCGGCGTGCGGACCGCGGACCACCTGGTGGAGGTGGCGCGCGACAGGCTCAAGCGCGCGGACCTCAAGGACCCGGAGCGCATCAAGGGCGCCATCCGCGACGAGGTGGCGCGCATGGTGGACCTGCCCGTGCCGCGCTCGCTGGAAGGCGGAGGCCCGCCGCACGTGGTGATGGTGGTGGGCGTCAACGGCGCCGGCAAGACGACGACCATCGGCAAGCTGTCCGCGAAGCTCACCGGCGAGGGCAAGAAGGTGGTGCTCGCCGCGGGGGACACCTTCCGCGCCGCCGCCACGGAGCAGCTGGACGTGTGGGCCGAGCGCGCCGGAGCCCAGCTGGTGAAGGGCCCGGAGAACGGCGACCCGAGCGCCGTCATCTTCGAGGCGGTGAAGAAGGCCCAGGCGGAAGGCGCGGACGTCATCATCGCGGACACCGCGGGCCGGCTGCACACCAAGGCCCCGCTCATGGAGGAGCTCAAGAAGGTCAAGCGCGTGATGGACAAGGCGCTGCCCGGCGCGCCCCACGAGGTGCTGCTCGTGCTGGACTCCACCAACGGGCAGAACGCCATCCAGCAGGCCAAGCAGTTCCACGAGGCCGTGGGCGTCACCGCCATCGCGCTCACCAAGCTGGACGGCACCGCCAAGGGCGGCGTCATCATCGGCATCTGCGACGAGCTGAAGCTGCCCGTGGTCTGGGTGGGCGTGGGCGAGAAGATCGCCGACCTGCGCCGCTTCGAGCCGCGCGAGTTCGTGCAGGCGCTGTTCGACTGAACCGGCCCCGCCCTACTGCCCCATGAGCTGGGGCAGCAGCTGTTCCAGGAGCTGCTGCGTCTGGGCGTCCAGCTTCACGCCGCCCAGGCCGCCGCCGCCCATGGCCCCCATCAGCCCCTGGAGGTCCGCCGCGCCCAGGTCCTCGTCGCCGTGGGCCTCCTCCCACCAGCGCGTGCGCAGCTGCGTCAGCGCCTTCGCGTTCGCGGGGCTCGCCTTCGCCAGCTCCTGCGTGAAGCACGCCTTGCACGCCCACTTGAAGCGGTACGTGTCCACGTAGGCGCGCAGGGCCTTGAGGAAGGCGCTGTCCCCCACGAGCTTGCGCGACGCGTGGTGCAAGAGCGGCGCCTTGCCGTACACGAGCGCGCCGTACTCCAGCTCGCCGCCGTCGAAGTCGCCCGTGGGCCGGTCCGCGCGGCCGTCGCTGCCGCCCGCCAGGCGGAAGAACTGGTAGGGCATCACCAGGGCCTCGTTGCGCAGGGACTCGGCGGCCTCCGGGCCGTGGACCCACTCCATGTAGAGGAGCGCCGCGTACTGGGCCAGGGACTCGTCCACCACCGGGTCGTGGATGGGGTCCGAGCCCACCAGCCCCGCGAAGTACTGGTGCGCCACCTCGTGCGCCACGGTGAACTCCAGCGTGCGCTCCAGGGATGCCCCCACCTGCGCGCCCACCTGCGACAGCATGCCGCCCGCGCCCTGCGCGTCCAGCATCTCCTGGAAGGCCTCCATGCCGGGCATGCCCACCAGCATGGACAGCGGGTCCTGCTTCGCGCGGTAGAGGGACGTGCCCACCGTCACCAGCCCGGGGAACTCCATGCCGCCCGCGCCGCCGCTCAAGGGCGCCTGCACGACGCGGAAGTGGGTGTAGGGCAGCGGCCCCAGGCGCTTCTCGAACTCCGTCAGGGCCTGCGAGGCGTACTTGAGCACGCGCTTGCCCGTCGCCGCGTCCTGCGCCGCGAAGTGGCTCTCCACCGTGACGCCGTTCACCGTGGCCGTGGCGGACTGGTAGCCGCGCGTCACCAGCACCGGGAAGTCGCGCACCGCCGCCGCCGCGAAGCTGTAGCGCACCCGGCCGTCGCGCTCCGGCACCGCCCCCATGGGCGTCCCGGTGGCGTGCGCCGCCCACCCCGACGGCACGGTGAGCGTGGCCAGCACGTGCGCGGGCTCGTACAGCGCCAGGTCCCCCGTGCCCTGCGGGCCCGCCCACGGCTGCCCCTGGTCATCCACCGGCGGCACCTGCGGCACCACGCCCACCAGGCTCACCACGTCCGCCGTGGCGGAGAAGGCCCCGTGGTCATCCGCCCCGCCCTGGGCGCCGCCGCCCAAGAGGCCGCCCGCGCCCAGGAGCGACTCCGCGCCCGGCGCCGCCTTGGGCACCGAGCCCTTCACCGAGACCTCCAGCGACACCTTGTCGCCCGGGGCCACCGGCGGCTCCACCGCGATGCGCTGCAGCGTGGGCTCCGGCCCCAGCTCCAGCGCCACGGCCTTCCCGTTGAGCTTCGCGCCGGACAGCGTCACCTGGCGGGAGCGGGTGTTGGGCGTCAGCCGCAGGTACAGCTCCGTCAGCGGACGCAGGCCTCTGGCGGTCAGCTCCACCTGCACCTTGCCCCAGACGCGCCGCTCCTTCGGCTCCACCTCCAGCTGCACGCGGTAGAGCGGCACGGACTCCAGTGGCCCCAGCGCCCGCGCGGCCCGGTCCCGCTCCTCCGGCTTCAGGTGCTGGAGGCACAGCTGCACCTCCGGCGCCACGCTGGCCACGCCGGGGATGGCGGGCGCGGCGGGAGCGGAAGGAGGGGCCGCGGCCCCAGGGCTCGCGACCAGCGCGCACAGCAGCCACCATCCGGGGAGGGTCCGCATGGGGGGCATGCTAATTGACCCCGTCCAGGGCCGCTCGCTACAAGCCTCCGGGTGCGCCACTCGCGAACGTTGACCCTCTCCGCCGCCGCGCTGAGCCTCCTGGCCTGCGCGAAGCAGGTCCCTCCGCCCACCGCCGCCCCGCCGCCTGAACCGCGCTCGGTCCAGCTGCTCAACGCCACGCCGGAGCGCGAGACGGCGACCCTGGAAGCGAAGCGTGAGGACGTGGAGGTGGACACCCGCGAGGGCGAGCGCACACCGCGCGTCGTCGCCACCGGTGAGACGCCGCAGCTGCTGCTGGACGGCGCCAGTGCGCGCCTCTGTGGAGACGCGGCCTGCACGAAGGGCTTCTCCGTGGACAACTTCCTCCTGCTGGAGGTGCTGGACACGAAGGGGAAGGTGTCGCGCCGCGCCGCCGTGGGCTTCGCCGACAGCGTCTTCATGGGCAACGAGCAGGTGGACAACGTGGGCCGGCGCGCCTTCAGCTTCGAGCCCAACGAGGTGGACATCACCGCCCTGCTGCCGGAGTCCGAGCCCTTCCGCCTCCGCGCCACCGCGCTGGACTACTGGGGCGTGGGCCGCGTGACGAACGTCTTCCTGCGGATGGAGCCCGGCGCGGGCCGCGCCGAGGACGACCTGCGGGGCCACTGAGCGCGGCCCCGGCGAACCCCAAGCGGACGCGGATGGACGTCCGCGTCCGGGTTCAGAAGCGCATGCCGTTCGCGGGCATCACCGGGCGCAGGCTGGAGAATCCGATGGAGCCGTCGCACGGACCGCCGCACACGTCGTTCGAGGTGAGCTCCGCGGGGCTCCGGGTCGCCGCGTAGGCCCCGACGCCCGCCGCGGCGGCCACCACGCCCACGCCCACCCAGACGTACCACTTCTGGTACCAGGCCTTGCTGGTGCTCTCCTTCACCTCGGGCGGCTGCTCGGTGCCCAGCGCCAGCCCCGGCTGCTCCATCGGGGAAGCCGGCTTCGAGGGCTGCAGCACCGGCGAGCGAGGCGCGTCATTCGCTTGCGCCACCGACGCGCTGGTGTCGGCGGAGGGACGCAGGCGCCCCTCCACGACGTAGAGCTGGCCGGCGCGGACGTTGATGTTCTTCACGTCCTTGAGCCCCGGCGCGCGGAACTCGATTTCGTGCGGCCCCTGGGGCAGGGGATGGTTCTCGATGGGGGCGGCGCCCACGCGCGTCCCGTCCACGTACACCACGACGCGGGGCGCGTCCGCGCGCAGGGTGGCGAAGCCCGTCGCCGCTTCCAGCGAGACCATCAGGTCCGTGGTCAGGCCCGGCGCCAGCGTCACCTGCTGGACGAAGTCCGCGTAGTTCTGGCGACGCGCGACGACGGTGT
This genomic interval carries:
- a CDS encoding Hsp70 family protein, with product MSHVVGIDLGTTHSLVAALDSAGRPNLLTNRLGKRLTPSVVGLDAEGRLHVGESARAQLLVHPERTIAEVKRRMGRDLPVTLGDRRYSPTEISALILRALREDAERALGGAVTEAVVTVPAYFSDAQRQATKDAGELAGLKVERLLNEPTAAALAYGVNHLDAEQYVLVYDLGGGTFDVSVLEMFQGVLDVKASAGNNQLGGSDFDQSLAAWLGAEFERAHGVSLAGNLAAQVRLKAAAEAAKIALTSVEATPVIVPFLAPGRGGAPASLEVEVTRARFEALIMDLVRSTLEPMESALRDAKLSRKSIAEVVLVGGSSRVPLVRRLVAEYFGREPRDGVHPDEAVALGAALQAGLKTGAVSAAHGIMITDVCPFTLGVEVQASVGRERVSGVFSPLIPRNTTVPVSRTETFATTAEGQRAVEIRVFQGEARLVKDNLFLDAYTVEGVPPGRAGAEKVAVTFTYDINGILDVTTRVVSTGKEATLVVDKRSQRLGPEQRLEAKERLAREWGAAPAPSAPVSAPAPVAAAPSPEADADALLNAATERISTAPANVRPRLESLCNALREARAKGDRVAASRLDAELTDLLFDLG
- a CDS encoding formylglycine-generating enzyme family protein → MWLPAGRFEMGSPAGEPGRDVDEGPRTEVAFERFQMDVTPVTVRAFAARREQVRARDPQARWWSDAETPEGWLGRCNLDSERTEHPVNCVDWRAARAYCELVGGALPTEAQWEYAVRASTVSAYWWGESFDADHVVGSVSCASRGCRGTTAPVVHAGPRCNGWGLCDMAGNVWQWTATGYQERLGEDAPTEPSGVPAKPVHKGGSWLNHVPTLFRSAHRGLAYPKNGLTGVGFRCVYRP
- a CDS encoding tRNA(His) guanylyltransferase Thg1 family protein, producing the protein MKFDELDAKMRVFETAHDLCVLPGVFMVARIDGRGFTRLTKEVHAFESPFDVRFRDLMVATTGHLMDCGFRVVYGYTQSDEISLLFHPDEDGFGRKTRKLNSILAGEASAKFSLLLGDLGTFDSRICELPNAGLVRDYFRWRSEDAHRNALNAHCYWSLRREGKGVAEATAMLMRLSVAEKNELLFQRGVNFNDLPSWQKRGTGLYRETYAKEARNPRTGETVLAERRRIKVDSELPMKDAYDAFILSLLESQAAKFEHDSR
- a CDS encoding AAA family ATPase; amino-acid sequence: MEAVIFTGIQGTGKSSFYRERFFTTHVRLSLDMLKTRHREKVLLRACLEAKQPFVVDNTNPTVAERSRYIAAAKQFGFRVVGLYFQSKVADALVRNDLRPVEQRVPLVGVLGTYKRLQVPNPEEGFDALFFVRLGPDGFTVEEWQREVR
- the ftsY gene encoding signal recognition particle-docking protein FtsY; the encoded protein is MKTPNPLDALQAQVPPAPSPAPTPGGGTTQPGTGTPPSSGLTGGELVGIGGAAVFVVLALVAARKLFGKKRVPEAPRKPEAEVPQLPEERPELRVELPPNEAELARRRDLDDAHARMDELRRQRETASFAAHDAKDPAEKARLEAEVRALKEKEEEAKRVEYRAKKALDDETRERRKREQAEAVRLREEAIAQEAARAEAARQAEAAAARAKVEAEGGRTLAQGLDRTRNQGFMARLNGLFGGQRTMDESVLSELEEILFTADIGVRTADHLVEVARDRLKRADLKDPERIKGAIRDEVARMVDLPVPRSLEGGGPPHVVMVVGVNGAGKTTTIGKLSAKLTGEGKKVVLAAGDTFRAAATEQLDVWAERAGAQLVKGPENGDPSAVIFEAVKKAQAEGADVIIADTAGRLHTKAPLMEELKKVKRVMDKALPGAPHEVLLVLDSTNGQNAIQQAKQFHEAVGVTAIALTKLDGTAKGGVIIGICDELKLPVVWVGVGEKIADLRRFEPREFVQALFD
- a CDS encoding M1 family aminopeptidase; translation: MRTLPGWWLLCALVASPGAAAPPSAPAAPAIPGVASVAPEVQLCLQHLKPEERDRAARALGPLESVPLYRVQLEVEPKERRVWGKVQVELTARGLRPLTELYLRLTPNTRSRQVTLSGAKLNGKAVALELGPEPTLQRIAVEPPVAPGDKVSLEVSVKGSVPKAAPGAESLLGAGGLLGGGAQGGADDHGAFSATADVVSLVGVVPQVPPVDDQGQPWAGPQGTGDLALYEPAHVLATLTVPSGWAAHATGTPMGAVPERDGRVRYSFAAAAVRDFPVLVTRGYQSATATVNGVTVESHFAAQDAATGKRVLKYASQALTEFEKRLGPLPYTHFRVVQAPLSGGAGGMEFPGLVTVGTSLYRAKQDPLSMLVGMPGMEAFQEMLDAQGAGGMLSQVGAQVGASLERTLEFTVAHEVAHQYFAGLVGSDPIHDPVVDESLAQYAALLYMEWVHGPEAAESLRNEALVMPYQFFRLAGGSDGRADRPTGDFDGGELEYGALVYGKAPLLHHASRKLVGDSAFLKALRAYVDTYRFKWACKACFTQELAKASPANAKALTQLRTRWWEEAHGDEDLGAADLQGLMGAMGGGGLGGVKLDAQTQQLLEQLLPQLMGQ
- a CDS encoding PEGA domain-containing protein, with amino-acid sequence MSLRRFAILSLVATLALPSAAFAQDNDDLLAPTEETKPARSKGKTKAVKPPKATVKRKTPPNKEKVGMRKGKAGKNAATATVEAPTPQTATLALKLGSNARGAKVTVDGQEVNPQTPLELTPGEHTVVARRQNYADFVQQVTLAPGLTTDLMVSLEAATGFATLRADAPRVVVYVDGTRVGAAPIENHPLPQGPHEIEFRAPGLKDVKNINVRAGQLYVVEGRLRPSADTSASVAQANDAPRSPVLQPSKPASPMEQPGLALGTEQPPEVKESTSKAWYQKWYVWVGVGVVAAAAGVGAYAATRSPAELTSNDVCGGPCDGSIGFSSLRPVMPANGMRF